The Pukyongia salina genome segment AACAAGTACAGAAAATTGAGAATGCTCTGGACCTCATCGAACAGCAGCAGCGCCGGGAAGTTATAAATAAATGTATAGCTGCATTGGCAGACCAGGATGCTGCGATAGTTACATTTTACTATTTTGAGGAACTATCGGTACGCGAGATAGCCGCTATCACAGGGCTAACAGAAGATAATATTAAAGTGAAATTACACAGAAGCAGAAAAAAATTGTTTACTTTGCTGAAACAATTTGTACTGCCCGAAATGACAAATAGCAATGGAAGAGCAATTTAAAAAGGAAGATCGAATCTTAAAGAAACTTATTTCTGAAGCAGGTACCGAAAAGCTCGGTTCCAATTTCAATATGAAGTTAATGGAGCAAATCGAGCAACGTGCTTCCGAACGAATTCAGTATCAACCATTGATCTCTAAAAAGGGATGGGTTTTATTAAGTATTATCTTCATATTACCTACTTTGTTATATTTCACAATACCGGTAGAACTCAATGGTCTTCCATTCGATCTGCCATGGAAAAGTCTTGGCCAAATGTTACCCGAATTTAAAATTTCGAAGGTATTTATGTACGGAACTATATTTTTAGCCTTGTTTTTCCTACAAATTCCATTGCTGAAGAAATACGTAGAAGCTAAATATTAGCAACTTCTAGTCCAGAAGAGACATAAGAAGATAGCTGCCGTCGGGTCCGTGCTTAAAAATTCCTGTAACTTCATTTTTCTGTTCGATTGCCCTGTCCAGATCCGGACAGAAATAATTACACTTAAAAGGAATTTCATTTCCTAAGATAAACGTAGAGTCGGCCTGCCGCCTGATAAAAGTTGCCATACCACGACCATTAATGAATTTGATCATCGGGATCCTGAACTCGGCGTCCGGACGCACCGCCTGCCGCGAATCCATAGAAGTTGCTTTATAACGTATTGTTTTAGTATTGGTACCTGCATTTTCTGTGGTTGTTTTGGTTGCCCTTAGAGAATAGGTATATCCGGGTTCAAAATTAAAATTATCTATCTGTCCGTATACCCTGGCATTTTCATCACCCAGACTACCATTTTCATAGATCACAAATGCGGTTCCGTTGTAGGCTGAGGTAGTTTTATAATGATCTACAGCAAGATCAACCTCTTCGGAGGTAATACTTTCATCAGTAGCGCTGCATGAAAAAATAAGCGCAGCAAGCAGGAGTAGGATAGCATTTTTCATAAGAGTTTTTTATTCAGAAATGCCACAAAAAATATACCGATTTTAACGTGAAAAAATGTTAAACTTCTGTAATACAGGTGATTATTTTACAAATTTCAATGTTCTGGACTGGTTGGCTACCTGCACGGATGCGAAATACATCCCGCGAGCCAAGGTGGAAGTGCTAATATCTACTGCAGTTGCATTAGGCGACAATCTCATGATCTCCTGTCCTGTGAAATTGTAAATGATCACTTCAGAGATCAGCTCGTTGTTGCTGATCACAAATCGATCATCCACCGGATTTGGGAATAAATTCAAATTGGCAAATATTCTATCCTCCTGACCGAGCACAGGTTCACAAGTTATTTCTAATTCGAAGTCCCCCGAAGCAGTTCCGGCTCCCTCAACAAGGATGTAAGTTGTTTCCAGATCATAGCTGGGAAATTCCAATTCAGATTGTGTGCCGCAGAAATCATCGTTCGTTATTTCATTATTGAACGCGCAATCGGTAAAAGATCGAAGAACTGTATCGAAATTCGTACCCGAACCACATAAGGAAACTGTTATAGTTGATAACTGACCATTTCCTGTATAACTGTAAAAAACATCGGGAGACGAATTACCTCCATTGTCTGTAGCCGTCGTTGTAGATCCGAAAACTATAGAATTACACGATACGGGAATAGCTGTAGAACAGGTGTTATTAATAGGTACATCCGGTAATCTTAGTACGAATCCGGAACCCGAGTCTGTTAGTCCCACTATCGTACTTCCATCATCCGAGATGTCGAGCGGCAAGGCTAATATAGCTCCCTGTACATCAATTCCAAGAGATATAGCAAGGTCTGTGAGATCCAGCATACCTGTGGCATCGGTATGAATAATTCCTCGTCCAAATACAGCTGGGGCAGGGAAGGGCCTGTAAAACCCTACGGCGATCGATCCATCTTCAGAGAGTCCGCTAATCGCCCCTCTCCATCCTGCAGTGGGAGCAGGTCCTATATCTATGATGCCGGTGTTCATACTCCATTTCCATGCCTGAAAATTATTTCCGAATCCCTGACCACCACCCATCCAAACTCCATCTCTGGACATTGCACCTACCTCTGTAGCGCTATCGCCATTAGGATGTGTAATTAAGGTTTGTACCCCGTTTATCCAAATGGCACCCTGACGGAAACCACTTGATGAATCCTGCCATCCACCTATTATCGAGCCATCGTTATTGGCTTTATTCGCTCGTGTACTTCTACCCGCAACTGTACTTCCAAGATCCTCGATACCACCTCCACTGGTCCACTTGATGGCATGTGCATTTCCGGCACTTATCCATCCCAGGCCTACGATTGTAGACCCATCTGCCGAGAATCCCCATGCCGAACTAGCCGAGTTTCCAGAAGATGAACCTAGAGACCCATGTGAGGTCCAGGTTTGGGTTCCCAGGTTATAAGAGCTAAGTTCCCCTAAATTATTACCAGGATTAACACGCGTTCCGGCAACCACAGTCCCGGCGCCATTCACCGAAGTCTGGCCACCAAATCCTGAAGGTCCAACCCCACCAATGAGGGTAATCCCACCGGATTCGGTCCACACAAAATGTTCAGATCCATTATCACCAACAACGACGGTTCCGTCTGAATTTGTATCAGTAGCATTAAATCCGCCACCAAGAAGGAATAGCTGGGCGTTGACGTTATGAATACTGAATATGGCGATTAGTGTGAAAAGACCAAGCATTTTCACCCTGAGTGAGGAATAATTTTTCATTAGATCAATTTTTTTTGGTGGTGAATAAATAAATATACCGAATTTCATTAACATTATTATTTTCCATATCCTGTGATAATAAAAAAACCCGGGTTGAACTACCCGGGTTTTTTTAATACTTAATGGATTTGTTTATTCGTCCACCAGCACCCATTCGCCTTTATCAATTAAAGGGATGGCTTGTTTGTATTTAACGGTCTTGTTCTCACCACTCATCACATTTTTAATAGTAACCCGCTCGTTACGGCCAATTTTTGGTCGTTCGCGAACAATCGTTTCGGTAATTTGTGGTTTAGGTTGAGTATTTCCTGCTGCTCTGGACTGTGCTGCCCGTTCGTCCATATTAGGGATCTCGTCTTTCTGCTCACTAAGCTTTTCTTTACGTTTTACCTCCCGGGCTTCCTGGATCTGTTGCTGGTTCTCCTGTGGTAATTCCCCTTTGAAAAGGAAGGATATCACATCTTTGTTCACTTTCTCTATCATAGCCTTAAAGAGCTCGAAAGCTTCAAACTTGTATATAAGCAACGGATCTTTTTGTTCGTGAACTGCCAGCTGCACCGATTGTTTTAACTCATCCATTTTACGAAGATGTGTTTTCCAGGCATCATCGATAATGGCCAAAGTGATATTTTTCTCGAAATCCTGAACCAGTTGCTTCCCGCCCGATTCGTAAGCCTTCTCAAGGTCGGTCGCAACATTAAGGGTTTTAACCCCATCGGTAAACGGCACAAGGATACGCTTATACTGGTCTTTATGGTTTTCGTATACATTCTTGATCACCGGGAAGGCCATATCGGCGTTTCTGGTCATCTTATCCTGGTAGTGCGAGTAGGCAGCCTTATAGATAATACCGGCAATCTCCTGCGCACTTTTATTCTCAAATTCTTTTGCTGAAACCGGCGAGCTCATCGAGAAATAACGAATCAATTCAAACTCGAAATTCTTGTAATCCTGGGCTGCTTTGTTGGTTTCGGCTATGATCTCGGACGTATCGTAGATCATATTGGCGATATCCACCCGAAGTCGTTCGCCAAATAAGGCGTGATAACGTCGTTTGTAAACAACCTCTCGCTGAGCGTTCATCACATCATCATATTCGAGCAGGCGTTTTCTTATTCCGAAGTTATTTTCCTCTACTTTTTTCTGGGCACGCTCGATAGATTTAGAGATCATACTGTGCTGGATCACTTCCCCTTCTTTCAGTCCCATACGGTCCATCATCTTGGCAATTCGCTCACTACCAAAAAGTCGCATTAGATTATCTTCCAGGGATACATAGAATTGCGAGCTTCCTGGGTCTCCTTGTCGGCCGGAACGACCACGTAACTGTCTGTCCACACGTCGCGAATCGTGCCTTTCGGTACCTACAATCGCCAAACCACCGGCTGCCTTCACCTCATCACTCAGTTTTATATCGGTACCACGTCCCGCCATATTGGTCGCTATTGTAACCATTCCGGCTTTACCGGCTTCAGCTACAATATCTGCCTCCTTCTTATGCAATTTCGCGTTCAGTACATTATGAGGGATATTCCTAATGCTGAGCATACGGCTTAATAATTCGGAGATCTCAACCGAGGTGGTACCAATAAGTACAGGCCTTCCTGCCTGACTCAATTCGGTCACCTCTTCAATTACAGCGTTGTATTTTTCACGTTTAGTCTTATAGATCTTATCTTCCATATCCTTACGGGCGATTGGCCTGTTGGTAGGAATTTCCACCACATCGAGCTTATAGATCTCCCATAATTCTCCGGCTTCGGTTACCGCTGTACCCGTCATACCTGCAAGTTTGCGGTACATCCTGAAATAATTCTGTAGCGTAATGGTTGCAAAGGTCTGAGTGGCTGCTTCAACCGTTACATTTTCCTTGGCCTCGATCGCCTGGTGGAGTCCGTCACTATAGCGACGGCCTTCCATTATCCTACCCGTGGATTCGTCTACGATCATTACCTTATTGTCTATCACCACATACTGAGTATCCTTTTCGAAGATAGTGTAGGCTTTCAGCAACTGGTTCATGGTGTGAATACGTTCGCTTTTCACGGCAAAATCACGGAACAGATCTTCCTTCAGCTCTGCTTCTTCCTCAGGGCTCAACCCTTTCTCTTCGATCTTGGCGATCTCGGTACCAATTTCCGGCATTACAAAGAATTCCGGATCGTCCTCCCCAGAAAGGAAGTCCACACCTTTATCGGTAAGATCGATCTGATTGGTTTTTTCTTCGATCACAAAATACAACTCGGCATCTACTTTAGGCATCTCCCGGTTGTTGTCCTGCATGTAGAAATTCTCTGTCTTCTGAAGGATCTGTTTCACCCCTTCTTCCGAAAGAAATTTAATAAGGGCTTTGTTTTTTGGCAAACCACGATGTACGCGAAGAAGTTGAAATCCGCCTTCCTTGGTGTCCCCTTCCTTAATGAGTTTTTTGGCTTCGGCCAATACTCCGGTAAGATATTTTCTCTGGATCTCCACCAGTTGTGCGATCTTGGGTTTCAGTTCGTTGAATTCGTGAATATCGCCTTTAGGAACAGGACCGGAAATGATCAAGGGGGTTCTCGCATCATCGATCAAAACCGAGTCTACCTCATCCACAATTGCGTAGTGATGCGGCCGCTGAACAAGATCTCCCG includes the following:
- a CDS encoding DUF4377 domain-containing protein, whose amino-acid sequence is MKNAILLLLAALIFSCSATDESITSEEVDLAVDHYKTTSAYNGTAFVIYENGSLGDENARVYGQIDNFNFEPGYTYSLRATKTTTENAGTNTKTIRYKATSMDSRQAVRPDAEFRIPMIKFINGRGMATFIRRQADSTFILGNEIPFKCNYFCPDLDRAIEQKNEVTGIFKHGPDGSYLLMSLLD
- a CDS encoding T9SS type A sorting domain-containing protein; the encoded protein is MKNYSSLRVKMLGLFTLIAIFSIHNVNAQLFLLGGGFNATDTNSDGTVVVGDNGSEHFVWTESGGITLIGGVGPSGFGGQTSVNGAGTVVAGTRVNPGNNLGELSSYNLGTQTWTSHGSLGSSSGNSASSAWGFSADGSTIVGLGWISAGNAHAIKWTSGGGIEDLGSTVAGRSTRANKANNDGSIIGGWQDSSSGFRQGAIWINGVQTLITHPNGDSATEVGAMSRDGVWMGGGQGFGNNFQAWKWSMNTGIIDIGPAPTAGWRGAISGLSEDGSIAVGFYRPFPAPAVFGRGIIHTDATGMLDLTDLAISLGIDVQGAILALPLDISDDGSTIVGLTDSGSGFVLRLPDVPINNTCSTAIPVSCNSIVFGSTTTATDNGGNSSPDVFYSYTGNGQLSTITVSLCGSGTNFDTVLRSFTDCAFNNEITNDDFCGTQSELEFPSYDLETTYILVEGAGTASGDFELEITCEPVLGQEDRIFANLNLFPNPVDDRFVISNNELISEVIIYNFTGQEIMRLSPNATAVDISTSTLARGMYFASVQVANQSRTLKFVK
- the secA gene encoding preprotein translocase subunit SecA, with amino-acid sequence MGLLDSVLKVFVGDKSKKDIGEIQPIVDQIKAFEPEISKLTIDELRGKSDEFRKRIREDQAEINAEIEKLQKEAEEMEDIDKKEDIYNQIDSLKNDRYEIEKKTLDDILPEAFAVIKETAQRFKDNETLTVNATPFDRELSGSKDYVSLDGEKAIWKNSWDAAGKEVTWDMVHYDVQLVGGVALHQGKVAEMQTGEGKTLVATLPVYLNALAGNGVHLVTVNDYLAKRDSAWMAPIFEFHGLTVDCIDYHQPNSEDRRKAYNADITYGTNNEFGFDYLRDNMAHAPGDLVQRPHHYAIVDEVDSVLIDDARTPLIISGPVPKGDIHEFNELKPKIAQLVEIQRKYLTGVLAEAKKLIKEGDTKEGGFQLLRVHRGLPKNKALIKFLSEEGVKQILQKTENFYMQDNNREMPKVDAELYFVIEEKTNQIDLTDKGVDFLSGEDDPEFFVMPEIGTEIAKIEEKGLSPEEEAELKEDLFRDFAVKSERIHTMNQLLKAYTIFEKDTQYVVIDNKVMIVDESTGRIMEGRRYSDGLHQAIEAKENVTVEAATQTFATITLQNYFRMYRKLAGMTGTAVTEAGELWEIYKLDVVEIPTNRPIARKDMEDKIYKTKREKYNAVIEEVTELSQAGRPVLIGTTSVEISELLSRMLSIRNIPHNVLNAKLHKKEADIVAEAGKAGMVTIATNMAGRGTDIKLSDEVKAAGGLAIVGTERHDSRRVDRQLRGRSGRQGDPGSSQFYVSLEDNLMRLFGSERIAKMMDRMGLKEGEVIQHSMISKSIERAQKKVEENNFGIRKRLLEYDDVMNAQREVVYKRRYHALFGERLRVDIANMIYDTSEIIAETNKAAQDYKNFEFELIRYFSMSSPVSAKEFENKSAQEIAGIIYKAAYSHYQDKMTRNADMAFPVIKNVYENHKDQYKRILVPFTDGVKTLNVATDLEKAYESGGKQLVQDFEKNITLAIIDDAWKTHLRKMDELKQSVQLAVHEQKDPLLIYKFEAFELFKAMIEKVNKDVISFLFKGELPQENQQQIQEAREVKRKEKLSEQKDEIPNMDERAAQSRAAGNTQPKPQITETIVRERPKIGRNERVTIKNVMSGENKTVKYKQAIPLIDKGEWVLVDE